AAAAATGTCTTCTGCTCTAATATGGTAAGGCAAATAGGCCTTATTATCAGAGTGAAATTGTATAGTGCCATCGGACTCCATGGTGTTATATAATCTCTTGTAAACCAAGCCCTCGTTTTGGGTTAATACCACATAAGTATCCCCATCTTTTATATCCTTGAGGTCTTCTACGTATTTACCTATTACGTAAGCACCAGTTTCTAACGGAGGCATGGAGTCACCTTTGATAGGAAACCCACGGTACTTGCCATGTACAGCATAAGGCAAGGAGATACGGGGCAATTCTTCTATAAATGTCTCGTCACTATAACCCGTAAGGTAACCTGCCGAAGCTTTGAGCGGAACTAGCTCCACCAAGTCATTACTGTCTTGATCTACCATGACAGGGAAAAGGATGCGATTCCCGCCTATTTTTAGCAAATCTCGCAAGTCTTGAACTTTGGTAAGATCAATCTTTACGAGTGAATCTATGGAGAGAGAGAAATAATCTGAAAGGGTAATGAGCATCTCTATAGGAGGTGCCGCACGGTGCTCTTCCCATGAACTCAACCTAGAGCGTGTGATACCCAGCTGCTCAGCCATTCCTTCTTGTGAAATACCCTTTAAATGTCTTAAATGGGCGATGTTCTTACAGATTTTTCTCATTGCTAAAATATTTAGAACAAAGTAGCTAAGAATAATTGCAATAGCCAAGGGAAAAGAAAAATTGATAAGATTTTGAGCAATCAATTTTCACGACAGAATAGCTCTT
This portion of the Spirosomataceae bacterium TFI 002 genome encodes:
- a CDS encoding Helix-turn-helix domain-containing protein, which encodes MRKICKNIAHLRHLKGISQEGMAEQLGITRSRLSSWEEHRAAPPIEMLITLSDYFSLSIDSLVKIDLTKVQDLRDLLKIGGNRILFPVMVDQDSNDLVELVPLKASAGYLTGYSDETFIEELPRISLPYAVHGKYRGFPIKGDSMPPLETGAYVIGKYVEDLKDIKDGDTYVVLTQNEGLVYKRLYNTMESDGTIQFHSDNKAYLPYHIRAEDIFEVWHFVCSINPSDSQVTDLIYTAIQDIQTNLANMRLTSTTLS